One Roseomonas gilardii subsp. gilardii genomic region harbors:
- the glmM gene encoding phosphoglucosamine mutase — protein MSKHASSSQRRLFGTDGIRGVANQAPMDAATALRLGQAAGRYFNRGGHRHRVVIGKDTRLSGYLLEPALTAGFVSAGMDVVLLGPLPTPAIAMLTRSLRADLGVMISASHNPFEDNGIKLFGPDGLKLSDAQENEIEALMAGDLSAALAAPGRLGRTSRLEDAAGRYIEAAKSAFPKGLTLAGMRIVVDCANGAAYRVAPTVLWELGAEVVPLGVNPDGFNINAGCGSTAPGRMAELVRERRADLGIALDGDADRLVMCDETGAIVDGDQILALVGETWAAQGRLRGGAVVATVMSNLGLERRLKAQGIGLERTRVGDRYVGERMRELGCNLGGEQSGHLILADHGTTGDGLAAALQVLAAIVEEKRPASAVCRRFEPLPQKLVNVRHSGGDPLANPAVGEAIRAAEAELGQRGRLLIRPSGTEPLIRVMVEAEEASMVERLATELAETIRAVAATPERKPAAKPGRQEAAE, from the coding sequence ATGAGCAAACACGCCTCGTCTTCCCAGCGACGCCTCTTCGGGACGGATGGTATCCGCGGCGTGGCGAACCAGGCGCCGATGGATGCGGCGACGGCGTTGCGGCTGGGGCAGGCGGCGGGGCGGTACTTCAACCGGGGCGGGCACCGGCACCGGGTGGTGATCGGCAAGGACACGCGGCTCTCGGGCTATCTGCTGGAACCGGCGCTGACGGCGGGTTTCGTGAGCGCGGGGATGGATGTGGTGCTGCTGGGGCCGCTGCCGACGCCGGCCATTGCCATGCTGACGCGCAGCCTGCGGGCCGATCTGGGCGTGATGATCTCGGCCAGCCACAATCCTTTCGAGGATAACGGCATCAAGCTCTTCGGGCCGGACGGGCTGAAGCTGTCGGACGCGCAGGAGAACGAGATCGAGGCGCTGATGGCGGGCGACCTGTCCGCCGCGCTGGCGGCGCCGGGGCGGCTGGGGCGGACCTCGCGGCTGGAGGATGCGGCGGGGCGCTATATCGAGGCGGCGAAATCCGCCTTCCCCAAGGGGCTGACCCTGGCCGGGATGCGCATCGTGGTGGATTGCGCGAATGGCGCGGCCTATCGCGTGGCGCCGACCGTGCTGTGGGAACTGGGGGCGGAGGTCGTGCCGCTGGGCGTCAACCCGGACGGGTTCAACATCAATGCCGGCTGCGGCTCCACCGCGCCGGGACGGATGGCGGAGCTGGTGCGGGAGCGGCGGGCGGATCTGGGCATCGCGCTGGACGGCGATGCCGACCGGCTGGTGATGTGCGACGAGACGGGGGCCATCGTGGATGGCGACCAGATCCTGGCGCTGGTGGGCGAGACCTGGGCGGCGCAGGGGCGGCTGCGCGGCGGCGCGGTGGTGGCCACGGTGATGTCCAATCTGGGCCTGGAGCGGCGGCTGAAGGCCCAGGGCATCGGGCTGGAGCGGACGCGGGTGGGCGACCGCTATGTGGGCGAGCGGATGCGCGAGCTGGGCTGCAACCTGGGCGGCGAGCAGTCGGGGCACCTGATCCTGGCGGATCACGGCACGACGGGCGACGGGCTGGCGGCGGCGTTGCAGGTCCTGGCGGCGATCGTGGAGGAGAAGCGGCCGGCGAGCGCGGTCTGCCGCCGTTTCGAGCCGCTGCCGCAGAAGCTGGTGAATGTGCGGCATTCGGGCGGCGACCCGCTGGCGAACCCGGCGGTGGGCGAGGCGATCCGCGCCGCCGAGGCGGAGCTGGGGCAGCGCGGGCGGCTGCTGATCCGCCCCAGCGGCACGGAGCCGCTGATCCGGGTGATGGTGGAGGCGGAGGAAGCCTCCATGGTGGAGCGGCTGGCGACGGAACTGGCCGAGACCATCCGGGCCGTGGCGGCCACGCCGGAGCGGAAGCCCGCCGCGAAACCCGGCCGGCAGGAGGCCGCGGAATGA
- a CDS encoding ATP phosphoribosyltransferase regulatory subunit, with translation MPSDSPNPALLPAGLSDLLPPDAAREAELVEAMLAVFAAHGYERVKPPLLEFEEGLLAGSGAAVAEQTFRLMDPVSQRMMGLRADMTPQVARLAATRLRGVERPLRLSYSGQVLRVRGSQIAPERQLPQAGIELIGIDCAAADAEVALVGVEALAKVGVENVALDITLPAMSPALLDAAGLTGEARQALARALDRKDAAAVTALAEQAGPPAVFLPGLLAAAGPADAALAALEAAALPPQARAIADNAKAVIAAIRVRAPALRITLDPVEFRGLRYHTGVAYTIFGPGRTGEMARGGRYMSGEEPATGLTLYPDAVLRAAPRRAEPDRVFLPVAADPAAGAALRAKGFVTVQALSRDDDPRRLRCSHILRGREAVPLADLRTDASASTSGKD, from the coding sequence ATGCCTTCCGACAGTCCCAACCCCGCCCTGCTGCCGGCGGGCCTGTCCGACCTGCTCCCCCCCGACGCCGCCCGCGAGGCCGAGCTGGTGGAGGCGATGCTCGCCGTCTTCGCCGCGCATGGCTATGAGCGGGTGAAGCCGCCGCTGCTGGAATTCGAGGAAGGGCTGCTGGCCGGCTCCGGCGCCGCCGTGGCGGAACAGACCTTCCGCCTGATGGACCCGGTGAGCCAGCGCATGATGGGGCTGCGCGCCGACATGACGCCGCAGGTGGCGCGGCTGGCCGCGACCCGGCTGCGCGGGGTGGAGCGGCCGCTGCGGCTGTCCTATTCCGGCCAGGTGCTGCGGGTGCGCGGCTCCCAGATCGCGCCGGAGCGGCAGTTGCCGCAGGCGGGGATCGAGCTGATCGGCATCGACTGCGCCGCCGCCGATGCCGAGGTGGCGCTGGTGGGCGTCGAGGCGCTGGCGAAGGTGGGGGTGGAGAATGTCGCGCTGGATATCACGCTGCCCGCCATGTCCCCGGCGCTGCTGGATGCCGCCGGGCTGACGGGCGAGGCGCGGCAGGCCCTGGCGCGGGCGCTGGACCGCAAGGATGCCGCCGCCGTGACCGCCCTGGCCGAGCAGGCCGGGCCGCCGGCCGTGTTCCTGCCCGGGCTGCTGGCCGCCGCGGGGCCCGCCGATGCCGCGCTGGCGGCGCTGGAGGCCGCCGCCCTGCCGCCGCAGGCACGCGCCATCGCCGACAATGCCAAGGCGGTGATCGCCGCCATCCGCGTGCGGGCGCCGGCGCTGCGCATCACGCTGGACCCGGTGGAATTCCGCGGCCTGCGCTATCACACCGGGGTGGCCTATACGATCTTCGGCCCGGGCCGCACCGGCGAGATGGCACGGGGCGGGCGGTACATGTCGGGGGAGGAGCCCGCGACGGGGCTGACGCTCTATCCGGATGCCGTGCTGCGCGCCGCGCCGCGCCGGGCGGAGCCGGACCGGGTCTTCCTGCCCGTGGCGGCCGATCCCGCCGCCGGGGCCGCGCTGCGCGCGAAGGGCTTCGTCACGGTGCAGGCGCTGTCGCGGGATGATGATCCGCGCCGCCTGCGCTGTTCCCATATCCTGCGCGGCCGGGAGGCCGTGCCGCTCGCCGATTTACGCACCGACGCAAGCGCGTCGACTTCCGGAAAGGACTGA
- the folP gene encoding dihydropteroate synthase: MVERWLEPLGLLRGKVAEAALAAGHAAALRGEGLAFTLARLIEAGREAGLCPVTALPEDWRPLLADLARPLPAFAGLERQEGRPLVMGILNVTPDSFSDGGRYLDQKAAVAAGHAMLEAGADLLDLGGESTRPGAAPVTPEEEIARVVPVIRALAPQARISVDTRHAATMRAAIAAGAHVVNDVAALRGEGALEAVADSDCAVVLMHMPGLDPATMQSRADYPDVALAVQRFLAERIAACEAAGIARSRLCVDPGIGFGKTVAHNLELIDRLPLLHGLGCRVLMAASRKGFIGRLGREPVAERRVPGSLAVALAAAARGAGMVRVHDVAETVQALRLGCAIAAA, from the coding sequence ATGGTGGAACGCTGGCTGGAGCCGCTGGGCCTGCTGCGTGGGAAGGTTGCGGAGGCGGCCCTGGCGGCGGGCCACGCCGCCGCGCTGCGGGGAGAGGGGCTGGCCTTCACCCTGGCCCGGCTGATCGAGGCGGGGCGCGAGGCCGGGCTCTGCCCCGTCACGGCGCTGCCGGAGGACTGGCGGCCGCTGCTGGCGGATCTGGCGCGCCCCCTGCCGGCTTTCGCGGGGCTGGAGCGGCAGGAGGGGCGCCCGCTGGTGATGGGCATCCTGAACGTGACGCCGGACAGCTTCTCGGATGGCGGGCGCTATCTCGACCAGAAGGCCGCCGTGGCGGCGGGGCATGCCATGCTGGAGGCCGGGGCGGATCTCCTGGACCTGGGCGGCGAAAGCACGCGGCCCGGCGCCGCGCCGGTGACGCCGGAGGAGGAGATCGCGCGCGTGGTGCCGGTGATCCGCGCGCTGGCGCCGCAGGCCAGGATTTCCGTCGATACCCGCCACGCCGCCACGATGCGCGCCGCCATTGCCGCCGGGGCGCATGTGGTGAACGATGTGGCCGCGCTGCGCGGGGAGGGGGCGCTGGAGGCGGTGGCGGATTCGGATTGTGCCGTGGTGCTGATGCACATGCCGGGGCTGGACCCGGCCACGATGCAGTCACGTGCCGATTATCCGGATGTGGCGCTGGCGGTACAGCGCTTCCTGGCGGAACGGATCGCGGCCTGCGAGGCGGCGGGGATCGCGCGATCGCGCCTCTGCGTCGATCCGGGGATCGGCTTCGGCAAGACGGTGGCGCATAACCTGGAACTGATCGACCGGCTGCCGCTGCTGCATGGGCTGGGCTGCCGGGTGCTGATGGCGGCCTCCCGCAAGGGCTTCATCGGCCGGCTGGGGCGGGAGCCGGTGGCGGAGCGCCGGGTGCCGGGAAGCCTCGCCGTGGCCCTGGCCGCGGCGGCGCGGGGCGCCGGCATGGTACGGGTCCATGACGTGGCGGAGACGGTGCAGGCGCTTCGCCTGGGGTGCGCGATCGCTGCGGCCTAG
- a CDS encoding MFS transporter, whose translation MPLPLLALAVASFGIGTTEFVIMGLLPDLALDLGVDIPAAGLLVSGYALSVTFGSPLLALATGRLPRKAALIGLMLIFILGNALCALAPGYGTLMAARVITALCHGAFFGTASVVAADLVPKHRRASAVAMVFSGLTLANVLGVPLGTAMGHALGWRSTFWAVVLIGLAATAALMLWMPTGLRGQPARLRQELRALASRQVILAMGMSCLASASLFSVFTYIAPMLQTRTGLGEHMVTLALLLFGLGLTFGNLLGGRLADWRLMPSVAGILVALVLVLVLFTTTLASPIPAIATMMVWGVLVFALVSPLQMRVLDQAREAPNLASTVNQGTFNLGNAAGAWIGGQALLHGMGYGQLPWLGAGLAVLALLLALVAMRAPRHPMAMVAGE comes from the coding sequence ATGCCCCTTCCGCTCCTGGCCCTGGCCGTCGCCTCCTTCGGGATCGGCACCACCGAATTCGTCATCATGGGCCTGTTGCCCGACCTCGCCCTGGACCTCGGCGTGGATATTCCGGCGGCGGGGCTTCTGGTCAGCGGCTATGCGCTCAGCGTGACCTTCGGCTCCCCGCTCCTCGCCCTGGCCACCGGGCGGCTGCCGCGCAAGGCGGCGCTGATCGGGCTGATGCTGATCTTCATCCTGGGCAACGCGCTCTGCGCCCTCGCGCCGGGCTATGGGACGCTCATGGCCGCCCGCGTCATCACCGCCCTCTGCCACGGCGCCTTCTTCGGCACCGCTTCGGTGGTGGCGGCGGACCTCGTGCCGAAGCACCGCCGCGCCTCCGCCGTGGCCATGGTCTTCTCCGGCCTGACCCTCGCCAATGTCCTGGGCGTGCCGCTCGGCACGGCGATGGGCCATGCGCTGGGCTGGCGCTCCACCTTCTGGGCCGTGGTGCTGATCGGCCTCGCCGCCACCGCCGCCCTGATGCTGTGGATGCCCACCGGCCTGCGCGGCCAGCCCGCCCGGCTGCGGCAGGAACTCCGCGCCCTGGCCAGCCGGCAGGTGATCCTGGCCATGGGAATGAGCTGCCTCGCCTCGGCCAGCCTGTTCAGCGTCTTCACCTATATCGCGCCGATGCTGCAGACCCGCACCGGCCTGGGCGAGCACATGGTCACCCTGGCCCTGCTGCTCTTCGGCCTCGGCCTCACCTTCGGCAACCTCCTCGGCGGCCGCCTCGCCGACTGGCGGCTGATGCCCTCCGTCGCCGGCATCCTCGTGGCCCTGGTCCTGGTGCTGGTGCTCTTCACCACCACCCTGGCCTCGCCCATCCCCGCCATCGCCACGATGATGGTCTGGGGCGTGCTGGTCTTCGCCCTGGTCTCCCCGTTGCAGATGCGGGTGCTGGATCAGGCGCGGGAGGCGCCGAACCTCGCCTCCACGGTCAACCAGGGCACCTTCAACCTCGGCAATGCCGCTGGCGCCTGGATCGGTGGGCAGGCCCTGCTGCACGGCATGGGCTATGGCCAGTTGCCCTGGCTGGGCGCCGGCCTCGCCGTCCTGGCGCTGCTGCTGGCCCTGGTGGCCATGCGCGCGCCGCGCCACCCGATGGCGATGGTGGCCGGGGAGTAG
- a CDS encoding adenylosuccinate synthase produces MANVAVIGAQWGDEGKGKVVDWLASRADIVVRFQGGHNAGHTLVVGNQTYKLSLLPSGVVRGKLGIIGNGVVLDPVALLSEIEKVGAQGLEVGPHNLRIAENVPLILPLHPALDKAREAARGENKIGTTGRGIGPAYEDKVARRAIRLCDLADEATLSAKLDELLLHHNTLLRGLGAEEFRKEDLLKDLLALAPKLLPFAEPAWERLDAARTENKRVLFEGAQAVMLDVDHGTYPYVTSSNTVAGNAAAGAGVGPHAVGTVLGIAKAYTTRVGSGPFPTELHDEIGKRLGERGREFGTVTGRPRRCGWFDATLVRQAVKVGGVQGLVLTKLDVLDGLKEIKVCTGYRLDGEVVKRLPASAAAQARVEPIYETMEGWSESTKGARSWAELPATAVKYVRRIEELVEAPVTMLSTSPERDDIILMSDPFAG; encoded by the coding sequence ATGGCCAATGTCGCCGTGATCGGCGCCCAGTGGGGCGACGAGGGCAAGGGCAAGGTCGTGGACTGGCTGGCCAGCCGCGCCGATATCGTCGTCCGCTTCCAGGGTGGCCACAATGCGGGCCACACGCTGGTGGTGGGCAACCAGACCTACAAGCTGAGCCTGCTGCCCTCCGGCGTGGTGCGGGGCAAGCTGGGCATCATCGGCAATGGCGTGGTGCTGGACCCGGTGGCGCTGCTGAGCGAGATCGAGAAGGTCGGCGCCCAGGGGCTGGAGGTCGGCCCGCACAACCTGCGCATCGCCGAGAACGTGCCGCTGATCCTGCCGCTGCACCCGGCGCTGGACAAGGCGCGCGAGGCGGCGCGGGGCGAGAACAAGATCGGCACCACGGGCCGCGGCATCGGCCCGGCCTATGAGGACAAGGTGGCGCGCCGTGCCATCCGTCTCTGCGACCTGGCGGACGAGGCGACGCTCTCGGCCAAGCTGGACGAGCTGCTGCTGCACCACAACACGCTGCTGCGCGGGCTGGGTGCCGAGGAGTTCCGAAAGGAGGACCTGCTCAAGGACCTGCTGGCGCTGGCGCCGAAGCTGCTGCCCTTCGCCGAGCCGGCCTGGGAGCGGCTGGACGCCGCCCGCACCGAGAACAAGCGCGTGCTGTTCGAGGGCGCGCAGGCGGTGATGCTGGACGTGGACCACGGCACCTATCCCTATGTCACCTCCTCCAACACCGTGGCGGGCAATGCCGCGGCGGGGGCGGGCGTCGGGCCGCATGCGGTCGGCACGGTGCTGGGCATCGCCAAGGCCTATACCACCCGCGTCGGCTCCGGGCCGTTTCCGACGGAGCTGCATGACGAGATCGGCAAGCGGCTGGGCGAGCGGGGCCGCGAATTCGGCACCGTGACGGGCCGCCCGCGCCGCTGCGGCTGGTTCGACGCCACGCTGGTGCGGCAGGCGGTGAAGGTCGGCGGCGTGCAGGGCCTGGTGCTGACCAAGCTGGACGTGCTGGACGGGCTGAAGGAGATCAAGGTCTGCACCGGATACCGGCTGGATGGCGAGGTGGTGAAGCGCCTGCCGGCCTCCGCCGCCGCCCAGGCCAGGGTGGAGCCGATCTACGAGACCATGGAGGGCTGGAGCGAGAGCACCAAGGGCGCGCGCTCCTGGGCCGAACTGCCGGCGACGGCGGTGAAGTATGTCCGCCGCATCGAGGAACTGGTCGAGGCGCCGGTGACGATGCTCTCCACCAGCCCGGAGCGCGACGACATCATCCTGATGAGCGACCCCTTCGCGGGCTGA
- the thiD gene encoding bifunctional hydroxymethylpyrimidine kinase/phosphomethylpyrimidine kinase, translated as MKGRVLIIAGSDSGGGAGIQADIKAVTALGGYAATAITALTAQDTLGVHAVHPVPQDFIAQQVALSLADIGADAVKTGMLGDSATIGTVAAALERDGRGIPLVLDPVMVAKGGSRLLAEEAVAALKRRLLPLATVVTPNIPEAEVLAGGAIRDLDGMRAAAAAILALGVPAVLLKGGHLPGERLHDLLATPEGEEVFESAHIDTVHTHGTGCTLASAIATGVAQGLTLRDSVARGRAYVRAAIRNAPGFGKGHGPLDHGVTVDPARVEALSREESPPCEDSPR; from the coding sequence ATGAAGGGGCGGGTTCTCATCATCGCCGGATCGGATTCCGGCGGCGGCGCCGGCATCCAGGCGGATATCAAGGCGGTCACCGCGCTCGGCGGCTATGCCGCCACGGCGATCACGGCGCTGACGGCGCAGGACACGCTGGGCGTCCATGCCGTGCATCCGGTGCCGCAGGATTTCATCGCGCAGCAGGTCGCGCTCAGCCTCGCCGATATCGGCGCCGATGCGGTGAAGACCGGCATGCTGGGCGACAGCGCCACCATCGGCACCGTGGCGGCGGCGCTGGAGCGGGACGGGCGCGGCATCCCGCTGGTGCTGGACCCGGTGATGGTGGCCAAGGGCGGCTCCCGCCTGCTGGCGGAGGAGGCGGTGGCGGCGCTGAAGCGGCGGCTGCTGCCCCTGGCCACGGTGGTCACGCCGAACATCCCCGAGGCCGAGGTGCTGGCGGGAGGGGCGATCCGCGATCTGGACGGGATGCGGGCGGCGGCGGCGGCGATCCTGGCGCTGGGCGTGCCGGCGGTGCTGCTGAAGGGCGGGCACCTGCCGGGCGAGCGGCTCCATGACCTGCTGGCCACGCCGGAGGGCGAGGAGGTCTTCGAGAGCGCGCATATCGACACGGTGCATACCCATGGCACGGGCTGCACCCTGGCCAGCGCCATCGCGACGGGGGTGGCTCAGGGGCTGACGCTGCGGGATTCGGTGGCGCGGGGCCGGGCCTATGTGCGGGCGGCGATCCGGAACGCGCCGGGCTTCGGCAAGGGGCATGGGCCGCTGGACCACGGGGTGACGGTGGACCCGGCGCGGGTCGAGGCCCTGTCCCGGGAGGAGTCGCCCCCTTGCGAGGATTCGCCCCGATGA
- a CDS encoding PhzF family phenazine biosynthesis protein produces MRGFAPMMLHAFFVDAFAERVFEGNPAAVVPLETWLPDRVMQAMAAEHNLSETAFLIPDGVGQWHLRWFTPAMEVELCGHATLATAHVLATELGVDGPLHFRTLSGMLGVERDGDLYVLDFPARDAVRAEPPAGLAEALGAAPREVWRSRDWLCVFDTAEEVRRLQPDHGRIAALGGGGATPARVIATAPGDDGVHDVVSRFFAASVGVPEDPVTGVAHTQLLPFWAGRLGRRKLVCRQASRRGGTLWCELRDGPDGQARALLGGKAVLYGRMELPLPG; encoded by the coding sequence TTGCGAGGATTCGCCCCGATGATGCTGCATGCCTTCTTCGTGGATGCCTTCGCCGAGCGGGTCTTCGAGGGCAATCCGGCGGCGGTGGTGCCGCTGGAGACCTGGCTGCCGGACCGGGTGATGCAGGCCATGGCGGCCGAGCACAATCTGAGCGAGACGGCCTTCCTGATCCCGGACGGGGTCGGGCAGTGGCACCTGCGCTGGTTCACCCCGGCGATGGAGGTGGAGCTTTGCGGCCATGCCACGCTGGCGACGGCGCATGTGCTGGCCACGGAACTCGGCGTGGACGGGCCGCTGCACTTCCGCACCCTGTCGGGGATGCTGGGGGTGGAGCGGGACGGGGATCTCTACGTGCTGGACTTCCCGGCCCGCGACGCGGTCCGCGCGGAGCCGCCCGCCGGGCTCGCCGAGGCGCTGGGCGCCGCGCCGCGCGAGGTCTGGCGCTCGCGCGACTGGCTCTGCGTCTTCGACACGGCGGAGGAGGTGCGGCGCCTGCAGCCGGATCACGGGCGCATCGCCGCGCTGGGTGGCGGGGGTGCCACCCCGGCGCGGGTGATCGCCACCGCCCCCGGGGATGACGGAGTGCATGACGTGGTCTCCCGCTTCTTCGCGGCCAGCGTCGGCGTGCCGGAGGACCCGGTGACCGGCGTGGCGCATACCCAGCTCCTGCCCTTCTGGGCGGGGCGGCTGGGGCGGCGGAAGCTGGTCTGCCGCCAGGCCAGCCGGCGCGGCGGCACGCTCTGGTGCGAGCTGCGGGACGGGCCTGATGGGCAGGCCCGTGCCCTGCTGGGCGGGAAGGCGGTGCTCTACGGCCGGATGGAGCTGCCGCTGCCGGGCTGA
- a CDS encoding tautomerase family protein, which produces MPEIMVFAAEGRTLEQKRGLVKDLTEAMVKNFGVKPEVVTVQIVEAPKTDKAKGGVLFCDR; this is translated from the coding sequence ATGCCCGAGATCATGGTCTTCGCCGCCGAGGGGCGGACCCTCGAACAGAAGCGCGGGCTGGTGAAGGACCTCACCGAAGCCATGGTGAAGAATTTCGGCGTGAAGCCGGAGGTGGTGACGGTGCAGATCGTGGAGGCACCGAAGACCGATAAGGCCAAGGGCGGCGTGCTGTTCTGCGACCGCTGA
- a CDS encoding phosphoserine transaminase: protein MPAANDKPNLRPSNPCFSSGPCAKRPGWSPEVLAGAMVGRSHRAKGPKARLAEVIERSRAVLGMPEGWRLGIVPASDTGAVEMALWSLLGARGVDVLSWESFSGEWANDIVAQLRLPDARVLKAPYGRLPDLGAVDWARDVVFVWNGTTSGVRVPDGGWIAPDREGLAICDATSAAFAMELPWDRLDVVTWSWQKVLGGEAAHGMLALSPRAVERLAAFTPDRPLPKVFRLAKGGKPIEGIFAGDTINTPSMLCVEDALDGLRWAESVGGLPGLVARSQANLAAVARWVEGRDWVEFLAEDPATRSSTSICLRVVAPWFTALDAEAQGKAAKLLTGLVEAEGAGFDLAPYRDAPPGVRIWGGATVETADIEALLPWLDWAYAETRARFAG, encoded by the coding sequence ATGCCCGCCGCGAACGACAAGCCGAATCTCCGCCCGAGCAATCCCTGTTTCTCCTCCGGCCCCTGCGCCAAGCGGCCCGGCTGGTCGCCGGAGGTGCTGGCCGGGGCCATGGTCGGGCGCAGCCATCGCGCGAAGGGGCCCAAGGCGCGGCTGGCCGAGGTGATCGAGCGGTCGCGGGCCGTGCTGGGCATGCCCGAGGGCTGGCGGCTGGGCATCGTGCCGGCCTCCGACACCGGGGCGGTGGAGATGGCGCTCTGGTCGCTGCTGGGCGCGCGGGGCGTGGACGTGCTGAGCTGGGAATCCTTCTCCGGCGAATGGGCCAACGACATCGTCGCGCAGCTCCGCCTGCCGGATGCGCGGGTGCTGAAGGCGCCCTATGGGCGGTTGCCGGATCTTGGCGCCGTGGACTGGGCGCGGGACGTGGTCTTCGTCTGGAACGGCACGACCTCCGGCGTGCGGGTGCCGGACGGGGGCTGGATCGCGCCGGACCGCGAGGGGCTGGCGATCTGCGACGCCACCTCGGCGGCCTTCGCCATGGAACTGCCCTGGGACCGGCTCGATGTGGTGACCTGGTCCTGGCAGAAGGTCCTGGGCGGCGAGGCGGCGCATGGGATGCTGGCGCTCTCGCCCCGCGCCGTGGAGCGGCTGGCGGCCTTCACGCCCGACCGGCCGCTGCCGAAGGTCTTCCGCCTCGCCAAGGGCGGCAAGCCGATCGAGGGCATCTTCGCCGGGGATACGATCAACACGCCCTCCATGCTCTGCGTCGAGGATGCGCTGGACGGGCTGCGCTGGGCGGAGTCCGTGGGCGGGCTGCCGGGGCTGGTGGCGCGGTCGCAGGCGAACCTCGCCGCCGTCGCGCGCTGGGTGGAGGGGCGCGACTGGGTGGAGTTCCTGGCCGAGGACCCGGCCACGCGCTCCTCGACCTCGATCTGCCTGCGCGTCGTGGCGCCCTGGTTCACCGCGCTCGATGCCGAGGCGCAGGGCAAGGCGGCGAAGCTGCTGACCGGGCTGGTCGAGGCGGAGGGAGCGGGCTTCGACCTCGCCCCCTATCGCGACGCGCCGCCGGGGGTGCGGATCTGGGGCGGCGCCACGGTGGAGACGGCCGATATCGAGGCGCTGCTGCCCTGGCTCGACTGGGCCTATGCCGAGACCAGAGCGCGCTTCGCGGGCTGA
- a CDS encoding AI-2E family transporter: MTRSTLSITVLLIAFALMCWLVPNALLIGFAGAILAVGLRALAGPIVVKTGLGGGWAVLLVAVLVVLVLGLGVWASIKPLSAQIQLFAQSAPQALRSLQDHLSDFPWIQQQIEHFQPERVISAVGDQAAGMAAMGITGTLGGLANIVLIVLLALYLASEPSLYRRGFAALLSPDLRPDGMHVLDAAGGALRGWLLGALCAMVFNGVLIWLGLWALGVPLSPLLGAIAGLTSFVPYIGAIAAALPAALMALGKDSSLVPWALGVYFLVQMLEGNVLTPIVQKQTADLPPALLLLSQTVMGTVAGLLGVVLAAPILAVAMTVVQASYIRLRLEDREDAEAVQAEGRAQPGSGSSIRP; this comes from the coding sequence ATGACCCGCTCGACCCTCTCGATCACCGTCCTGCTCATCGCCTTCGCGCTGATGTGCTGGCTGGTGCCCAATGCGCTCCTGATCGGCTTCGCCGGCGCCATCCTCGCGGTGGGGCTGCGTGCCCTGGCCGGGCCCATCGTGGTGAAGACGGGACTCGGCGGCGGCTGGGCCGTGCTGCTGGTGGCCGTGCTCGTCGTCCTCGTGCTCGGCCTGGGCGTCTGGGCCTCGATCAAGCCGCTCTCCGCCCAGATCCAGCTCTTCGCCCAGTCCGCCCCCCAGGCCCTGCGCTCGCTGCAGGACCATCTGTCCGACTTCCCCTGGATCCAGCAGCAGATCGAGCATTTCCAGCCGGAGCGGGTGATCTCCGCGGTCGGCGACCAGGCGGCCGGCATGGCGGCCATGGGCATCACCGGCACGCTGGGCGGCCTCGCCAACATCGTGCTGATCGTGCTGCTGGCGCTCTACCTCGCCTCGGAGCCCTCGCTCTACCGCCGCGGCTTCGCCGCCCTGCTCTCGCCCGACCTGCGGCCGGACGGGATGCATGTGCTCGACGCCGCCGGCGGCGCGCTGCGCGGCTGGCTGCTCGGCGCCCTCTGCGCCATGGTCTTCAACGGCGTGCTGATCTGGCTGGGCCTCTGGGCGCTGGGCGTGCCGCTTTCCCCCCTGCTTGGTGCCATCGCCGGGCTGACCAGCTTCGTGCCCTATATCGGCGCCATCGCGGCCGCCCTGCCGGCGGCGCTGATGGCTCTGGGCAAGGACTCCTCCCTCGTGCCCTGGGCGCTCGGCGTCTACTTCCTGGTGCAGATGCTGGAGGGCAACGTCCTGACCCCCATCGTGCAGAAGCAGACCGCCGACCTGCCGCCCGCCTTGCTGCTGCTGTCGCAGACGGTCATGGGAACGGTGGCGGGGCTGCTCGGCGTGGTGCTGGCCGCTCCGATCCTGGCCGTGGCGATGACGGTGGTGCAGGCATCCTACATCAGGCTCCGCCTGGAGGACCGCGAGGATGCGGAGGCGGTGCAGGCCGAAGGCCGGGCTCAGCCCGGCAGCGGCAGCTCCATCCGGCCGTAG